A single genomic interval of Candidatus Jordarchaeales archaeon harbors:
- a CDS encoding electron transfer flavoprotein subunit alpha/FixB family protein — protein sequence MERACGECWVFVEHKDGRIKQASLELMAKGREVADGLSRELAAVVLGWNIGNVAVELARHGADKVYLVEHPLLERYQVDLYCKAVSDLASEVKPDVILFSSTRVGCELAPKVAKRLRTGMTADCLDLRVDASRGLVKQVKASFGGNVMVEVVTPFHRPQIATVKPGVATPVVKERREVVVRVTPKLDEREVKVRVVEKLETQKEDNLELAEVVVAGGRGAGEEGFRLIRRLAEILGGEIGGTRPAADEGWIPRERQIGQSGRIVSPKIYISLGASGALQHVVGFRRAGLVIAVNKDPKAPIFDHADVGVVADVKEFLEALIQELEKYLNAR from the coding sequence TTGGAGAGGGCGTGTGGCGAGTGCTGGGTTTTCGTCGAGCACAAGGATGGAAGGATTAAACAGGCCTCTCTTGAGCTCATGGCTAAGGGCAGGGAGGTTGCAGACGGGCTTTCTAGGGAGCTTGCAGCAGTAGTTTTGGGCTGGAATATTGGGAACGTTGCGGTGGAGCTTGCCCGTCACGGTGCCGACAAGGTTTACCTGGTGGAGCACCCTCTTCTTGAGCGCTACCAAGTGGACTTGTACTGTAAGGCGGTCTCAGATCTTGCTTCTGAAGTTAAGCCAGATGTGATCCTGTTCAGTTCTACCCGTGTGGGGTGCGAGCTTGCGCCTAAAGTGGCTAAAAGATTAAGGACTGGCATGACGGCTGACTGCCTGGATCTAAGAGTGGATGCAAGCAGGGGGCTCGTTAAACAGGTTAAGGCAAGTTTCGGGGGGAACGTGATGGTGGAGGTGGTCACACCCTTCCACAGGCCCCAGATAGCTACAGTTAAGCCCGGTGTAGCTACTCCGGTCGTGAAGGAGAGGAGAGAGGTTGTAGTAAGGGTTACACCGAAATTGGATGAACGTGAGGTTAAGGTGCGCGTGGTTGAGAAGTTGGAGACGCAGAAGGAAGACAACTTGGAGTTGGCTGAAGTGGTGGTGGCTGGAGGGCGGGGGGCTGGAGAGGAAGGTTTTAGACTTATCCGGAGGCTGGCAGAAATTTTGGGAGGGGAGATCGGGGGAACCAGGCCAGCGGCAGATGAGGGGTGGATTCCTAGGGAGAGACAAATAGGGCAATCGGGGAGAATAGTTTCGCCGAAAATTTACATTTCACTCGGCGCTTCGGGTGCACTTCAGCATGTTGTGGGTTTTAGGAGGGCGGGGTTGGTCATTGCTGTGAACAAGGATCCTAAGGCGCCAATATTCGACCACGCAGACGTGGGAGTTGTCGCCGACGTTAAAGAGTTCTTGGAAGCACTCATACAGGAGCTAGAAAAATATCTGAATGCTAGATGA
- a CDS encoding NAD(+)/NADH kinase, translating to MVLVGFVVKRASSEAASTTRSIIDFLKSRGHEAVIVNSPSDIVEDMSFIVSNGGDGTVIHTARMVVERGLDIPIFPINSGRLGFLAEVNASEAIPEIAKILEGCFQTLEFKVLDAFLENEQIGFAVNEVALSGPYGKLLNCRISLDGHPVASVRADKVIVSSSLGSTAYNLSAGGSIIHPHLKAISLSFVAQFYGSRIPPMVLPMETEISLSNIGEEPAYVITDGLLIGEKGTVSKGCTLKVTSSNRGFKLIYTRWNFYDRLSKKLLNNLNFI from the coding sequence ATGGTTTTAGTGGGCTTCGTCGTCAAGCGTGCATCTAGCGAGGCCGCCTCCACCACTCGGAGTATCATTGATTTCCTGAAGTCTAGAGGGCATGAAGCTGTCATAGTTAACTCTCCATCCGACATAGTTGAAGATATGAGTTTCATTGTTTCGAATGGGGGCGACGGAACCGTTATTCACACAGCCCGAATGGTTGTAGAACGCGGGCTAGACATCCCAATATTCCCGATAAACTCTGGCAGGCTCGGCTTCTTAGCCGAGGTTAACGCATCGGAAGCAATTCCAGAGATAGCTAAGATACTCGAAGGATGCTTTCAAACATTGGAGTTCAAGGTTCTCGACGCCTTCTTAGAAAACGAACAAATCGGCTTCGCGGTCAACGAGGTGGCCTTAAGCGGGCCCTATGGAAAACTTCTAAATTGCAGGATAAGTCTCGACGGCCACCCAGTCGCCTCTGTTAGGGCGGACAAGGTGATAGTGTCCTCCTCTCTCGGCTCCACGGCTTACAACCTTTCAGCTGGAGGCTCCATAATCCACCCACACTTGAAAGCCATATCCTTGTCATTTGTGGCGCAATTCTACGGCTCACGCATCCCTCCGATGGTGCTCCCAATGGAGACAGAGATTTCCCTCTCAAACATAGGAGAGGAGCCAGCATACGTTATAACAGACGGGCTATTGATAGGTGAAAAAGGCACGGTCAGCAAAGGATGCACGCTAAAGGTGACGTCGTCGAACAGGGGCTTCAAGCTGATATACACGCGGTGGAACTTTTACGACAGGTTGAGCAAAAAGCTTCTCAACAACTTGAACTTCATCTAG
- a CDS encoding heterodisulfide reductase-related iron-sulfur binding cluster, which produces MVELKHVKALSSMAQSCSGIGDCRTAYRQALGWYGVCPMVDHTPGFEPYYARGKMRAIRGLLEGKFEPSGSFARVMYQCTLCGACKAVCHVSGVSCITWPTSKFIDHTRLFEALRADLVELGLGPMPRHKEILNWISREHNPYMEKHGDRLAWAGGYSLKAKGDMFFFVGCTGPYRMPEVCRDVYEVAAAAGVNLVMSPEEWCCGSIALRVGDRKLAESLARHNLEVFEKAGARTVVTHCAGCYRTLKKDYPEILGSMPFEVIHVTELLARLIEEGRLELAESSLTVTYHDPCHLGRHCNVYDEPRKIVKSIPGVKLVEMKRNRDGALCCGAGGGVRSAFPELALSIARERLSQAEETGAQVLLSACPFCERNLSDARSYKPSTKLQVEDVVSFVKRHLKRK; this is translated from the coding sequence ATGGTGGAGCTGAAGCACGTTAAAGCCCTTTCAAGCATGGCTCAATCATGTAGCGGAATAGGAGACTGTAGGACGGCCTACAGGCAAGCCCTCGGATGGTACGGTGTCTGCCCCATGGTCGACCACACTCCCGGATTTGAACCATACTATGCCAGGGGCAAGATGAGAGCGATTAGGGGGCTCTTAGAGGGAAAGTTTGAGCCTAGCGGGAGCTTTGCACGCGTAATGTACCAGTGCACGTTGTGCGGCGCCTGTAAAGCCGTCTGCCACGTTTCAGGAGTAAGTTGCATAACTTGGCCGACGAGCAAATTCATAGACCACACTCGTCTCTTCGAAGCTCTCAGAGCGGACCTCGTGGAACTGGGGCTTGGACCCATGCCGAGGCACAAAGAAATACTTAACTGGATTAGCAGAGAACACAACCCTTACATGGAAAAGCACGGTGACAGGCTTGCGTGGGCTGGCGGGTACAGTTTGAAGGCTAAAGGTGACATGTTCTTCTTCGTCGGCTGTACCGGGCCGTATAGGATGCCCGAAGTTTGTAGAGACGTCTACGAAGTGGCTGCAGCTGCAGGGGTTAACCTCGTCATGTCGCCAGAAGAGTGGTGTTGCGGTTCCATAGCGTTAAGGGTTGGCGACAGAAAGCTTGCCGAAAGCCTGGCTAGACACAACCTTGAGGTCTTCGAAAAAGCAGGAGCTAGAACCGTGGTGACGCACTGTGCAGGCTGCTACCGCACACTTAAGAAAGATTACCCTGAAATCCTCGGGAGCATGCCCTTCGAAGTTATTCATGTAACGGAGCTCCTTGCCAGGCTGATTGAGGAAGGCAGGCTTGAACTGGCTGAAAGCAGTCTAACCGTAACATATCATGACCCGTGCCACCTTGGAAGACACTGCAACGTGTACGACGAGCCTAGGAAAATTGTAAAGTCTATCCCAGGAGTTAAGCTTGTCGAGATGAAGAGGAATAGAGATGGGGCTCTTTGTTGCGGGGCTGGGGGAGGTGTTAGAAGCGCCTTCCCAGAGCTCGCGCTTTCGATAGCAAGAGAGAGGCTTTCCCAAGCTGAAGAGACCGGGGCACAAGTCCTGCTGTCAGCGTGCCCATTCTGCGAGAGAAACCTTTCAGATGCGAGAAGCTATAAACCGTCGACCAAACTCCAAGTAGAAGACGTCGTGAGTTTCGTCAAAAGACACTTGAAAAGGAAGTAG
- a CDS encoding FAD-binding oxidoreductase, with product MGEVLRALEGVVGPDYVSAEDFVLYTYSRGIGGGLEEVMPEYVVRPGSTEEVSKIVRIANKYRIPIVPRGGGCCLMGGSKPIEKGGIVVDLTRMNKIVDVNLEAMTVTVECGITWAKLNTFLFEKGYYTGTLGPGSGMSATVGGGLSHHSVGGGGAAKYGTCSEHCVALEVVLPQGDVIQTGSNASVYVKEPFCRFGFGPDILSLFLGDNGIFGIKTKATLEIFPRPGYHECKTFVLENPGDVNAAKIWLEWRRMGDIGIYDSQYLPPLTVIAYSGLLTEFPFIAAWKGIDKGILWYTIEAYTEDELERKVKLADEVVKRHGGYELGEKIEDGNIARWHYEMHGFWQNWHGLWNAAGPGCVPCSTEHHVPIHRMPDMFRAFEKWEEENRGLLEKAGAFSGVSTAVLCGHTTVEIDSGLVVWDRPELRSLNKQLWMSQMHMVIKNGGMPYMTGELYSQALVDTAAFPEPYFELLRTLKRTLDPNRILSPGKYRL from the coding sequence TTGGGTGAGGTTTTACGTGCACTGGAGGGTGTTGTCGGCCCGGACTACGTTTCTGCTGAAGACTTCGTCCTATACACGTATTCTCGCGGAATAGGAGGCGGGCTCGAAGAAGTAATGCCTGAGTACGTGGTCCGTCCAGGGTCGACGGAAGAAGTCTCGAAAATAGTTAGGATTGCGAACAAGTACAGGATTCCCATAGTGCCTAGGGGTGGAGGATGCTGCCTAATGGGTGGCTCGAAACCCATCGAGAAGGGCGGAATAGTGGTGGACTTAACTAGGATGAACAAAATAGTGGACGTAAACCTCGAAGCGATGACCGTGACTGTCGAGTGCGGGATAACCTGGGCTAAACTCAACACGTTCCTATTCGAAAAAGGGTACTACACGGGGACTCTTGGACCAGGAAGTGGAATGTCTGCAACAGTTGGGGGCGGTTTAAGCCATCACTCCGTTGGGGGAGGCGGAGCGGCGAAGTATGGAACTTGCAGCGAGCACTGCGTCGCGCTAGAAGTCGTCCTACCTCAGGGAGATGTCATCCAAACGGGGTCAAACGCCAGCGTTTACGTTAAAGAACCCTTCTGCAGGTTCGGCTTCGGACCAGACATTTTAAGTCTCTTCCTAGGGGACAACGGGATATTCGGCATAAAAACGAAGGCCACGCTGGAAATATTCCCCCGCCCCGGCTACCACGAGTGCAAGACATTTGTACTCGAAAACCCGGGAGACGTTAACGCTGCGAAGATATGGCTTGAGTGGCGGAGAATGGGCGACATAGGAATATACGACTCCCAGTACCTTCCACCACTGACGGTAATAGCCTACTCCGGTCTCCTCACAGAGTTTCCCTTTATAGCCGCGTGGAAGGGAATAGACAAGGGAATCTTGTGGTACACCATTGAAGCCTACACTGAAGATGAGCTGGAAAGGAAGGTGAAGCTTGCAGACGAAGTGGTAAAGCGGCACGGGGGATACGAGCTTGGGGAAAAAATAGAGGACGGGAACATTGCGAGGTGGCACTACGAGATGCACGGCTTCTGGCAGAATTGGCATGGTCTCTGGAACGCCGCTGGCCCCGGATGCGTGCCGTGCAGCACGGAGCACCATGTCCCCATACATAGAATGCCCGACATGTTCAGAGCTTTTGAAAAGTGGGAGGAAGAGAATAGGGGTCTCTTAGAGAAAGCAGGCGCTTTCTCAGGGGTTTCAACCGCGGTTCTTTGTGGTCACACTACCGTAGAGATAGATAGCGGGCTAGTGGTTTGGGACAGGCCGGAACTGAGAAGTCTGAACAAGCAGCTCTGGATGAGCCAGATGCACATGGTGATAAAGAACGGGGGGATGCCGTACATGACCGGGGAATTATACAGCCAAGCGCTCGTCGACACCGCAGCATTCCCTGAACCATACTTCGAGCTTCTAAGGACGCTGAAGAGAACACTTGACCCAAACAGGATACTCAGCCCCGGAAAGTACAGGCTATAG
- a CDS encoding HEAT repeat domain-containing protein encodes MAETMCNFKSIVEELSSADAEVRMEAVYMIVEYAEAGLLVPELLGRLVELLSDSDGGVRGGAALAVAIYASNGIVAPNALRKLVDMLSDESLEVRRNVPLALANYADQGFTDPAALDKLVDLLDDEDTTVRGNTALALVSYALKGVKCPEALEGLVKLLADRSEWVRKCAALAIEKYAESGIINVNALRWLVALLDDEEESVQGCAAFALAAYAERGITDPVVPEKLVGLLSKKSVEVRSCAALALTSYASRGIVKAEALRKLVELLDDDDSVVRGYAALAIASYARKGFTDPAVVGKLVNLLDDEHARNNAIYALTAYAEKGITDMVALNKLAELLGSKNELVRDYAALTLTSYAEKGLTIPSELRRFVESSGGEE; translated from the coding sequence TTGGCGGAGACTATGTGTAATTTTAAGTCTATCGTGGAAGAGTTGTCGAGCGCTGACGCTGAAGTGCGAATGGAAGCTGTCTACATGATTGTCGAGTACGCTGAAGCCGGTTTACTTGTCCCCGAGCTTCTAGGCAGGCTTGTGGAACTTTTAAGTGACAGTGATGGCGGCGTGAGGGGTGGCGCAGCGCTCGCTGTAGCCATTTACGCTTCAAACGGAATTGTAGCGCCCAATGCCCTGAGAAAACTGGTCGATATGTTGAGTGATGAGAGTCTTGAAGTGCGCAGGAATGTGCCACTCGCCCTCGCAAACTACGCTGACCAGGGATTTACAGACCCTGCCGCTCTCGATAAACTGGTCGACTTACTCGACGATGAAGACACCACAGTGCGCGGGAACACGGCGCTCGCCCTAGTCAGCTATGCTTTGAAGGGGGTAAAGTGTCCTGAAGCCTTAGAGGGACTTGTAAAACTTCTAGCTGATAGAAGCGAATGGGTTCGAAAATGTGCTGCGCTTGCCATTGAAAAGTACGCAGAAAGCGGCATAATCAACGTGAACGCTTTAAGGTGGCTAGTGGCGCTCCTAGACGACGAAGAGGAATCCGTCCAGGGATGCGCAGCCTTCGCTCTAGCCGCTTATGCTGAAAGAGGAATCACGGATCCCGTGGTGCCTGAGAAACTTGTCGGGCTCCTCAGCAAGAAGAGTGTCGAAGTACGCAGTTGCGCTGCGCTCGCCCTGACAAGCTATGCTTCAAGAGGAATAGTGAAAGCGGAAGCCCTAAGAAAACTCGTAGAACTTCTAGACGACGATGACAGCGTAGTAAGAGGATACGCAGCGCTTGCCATAGCCAGCTACGCTAGGAAGGGGTTCACAGACCCAGCAGTTGTAGGAAAACTGGTGAACCTACTCGACGACGAACACGCGAGAAACAACGCTATCTACGCTTTAACAGCCTACGCCGAGAAAGGGATAACAGACATGGTAGCCCTAAACAAGCTCGCAGAACTGCTGGGTAGCAAGAACGAGTTGGTGCGAGACTATGCCGCTCTCACATTAACAAGTTATGCTGAAAAGGGGTTAACGATTCCAAGCGAGCTCAGGAGGTTCGTGGAGTCCTCCGGCGGCGAGGAATAG
- a CDS encoding 2-hydroxymuconate tautomerase family protein: MPVVHVYVWTGFSNEAKKSVIKGITEVFSKLGIPAEAVEVLIHEVPKEGWGVSGEPASEKLKHVKPP, from the coding sequence ATGCCAGTCGTTCACGTGTATGTTTGGACTGGTTTTTCGAATGAGGCGAAAAAGAGTGTTATAAAGGGCATAACAGAAGTATTCTCAAAGCTGGGCATTCCCGCTGAAGCTGTTGAGGTACTTATACATGAGGTTCCAAAAGAGGGTTGGGGTGTCAGCGGCGAGCCGGCAAGCGAGAAGCTCAAACACGTCAAACCACCATGA
- a CDS encoding HEAT repeat domain-containing protein — protein sequence MRDLDRLVEDLLSKDAEKRKWATLMLAEMAEDGVTSDRALQRLVELLDDADEGVRMGATYAVARYAERAVMDENALEKLVRLLGDLNVRLRDMAAYVLGKYAERGIVRPGVLKELVGLLEDGSEDVRMSAVYAVAAYALRGLVDAEALKRLVRLLGEKDESVRNMAAWTLGSYAERGLVERDAPRKLAELLEDKNGDVRGSAAWALVKYAEKGLTCSDAVKKLVKLLEDEGVEARLNAAWALSMYALNGYTNPDALGKLVKLLSDEREEVRDVAAYTLALYAERGLTQPDAMEKLAKLLDEEGDEVRSSAAWALGEYAGRGFTHMEALEKLVGLLEDWNVEVRRGAVYAVARYAEMGLKHPDALHKLSKLLKDEDREVREIASYAYSYYEK from the coding sequence TTGAGAGACCTTGACAGGCTTGTTGAAGATTTGCTTAGTAAGGATGCTGAGAAGAGGAAATGGGCCACCCTGATGCTTGCTGAAATGGCTGAGGATGGGGTGACTAGTGATAGGGCTTTGCAGAGGCTTGTAGAGCTTCTCGACGACGCAGACGAAGGTGTGCGCATGGGTGCCACTTACGCTGTGGCTAGGTATGCTGAGAGAGCGGTGATGGATGAGAATGCTTTGGAGAAACTTGTTAGGCTTTTGGGTGACTTAAACGTTAGGCTACGCGATATGGCTGCTTACGTCCTCGGTAAGTACGCTGAGAGGGGGATTGTTAGGCCCGGCGTACTTAAAGAGCTCGTAGGTCTCTTAGAGGACGGGAGTGAAGATGTGCGTATGAGCGCCGTTTATGCTGTCGCAGCTTACGCCTTAAGGGGGCTTGTGGATGCTGAAGCGTTAAAGAGACTGGTCAGATTGCTTGGGGAGAAGGATGAAAGTGTGCGTAACATGGCGGCGTGGACGCTTGGTAGTTATGCTGAAAGGGGACTCGTTGAGCGCGATGCGCCGAGGAAGCTGGCCGAGCTACTTGAGGACAAGAACGGAGATGTGCGAGGAAGTGCTGCCTGGGCCCTTGTCAAGTACGCTGAAAAAGGACTTACATGCTCGGACGCCGTGAAGAAGCTTGTAAAGCTGCTAGAGGATGAAGGGGTGGAGGCGCGCTTAAATGCGGCGTGGGCTCTCTCAATGTACGCTCTGAATGGCTACACAAATCCGGACGCGCTTGGAAAGCTTGTGAAGCTGTTAAGCGATGAAAGGGAAGAAGTGCGTGACGTTGCAGCTTACACGCTGGCGCTCTATGCCGAAAGAGGGTTAACGCAGCCCGATGCTATGGAGAAACTCGCTAAACTGTTGGATGAAGAGGGGGACGAGGTGAGAAGTAGCGCTGCGTGGGCCCTTGGAGAATATGCTGGGAGGGGGTTTACGCACATGGAGGCATTAGAAAAGCTTGTCGGGCTGCTTGAAGATTGGAACGTTGAAGTGCGAAGGGGGGCTGTCTACGCGGTTGCCAGGTATGCAGAGATGGGGCTTAAACATCCTGATGCGCTTCATAAGCTTTCGAAGCTTCTTAAGGACGAGGATAGAGAAGTACGTGAGATAGCGAGCTACGCTTACAGTTATTACGAGAAGTAG